A single Gasterosteus aculeatus chromosome 2, fGasAcu3.hap1.1, whole genome shotgun sequence DNA region contains:
- the LOC144384845 gene encoding uncharacterized protein LOC144384845 has translation MTRPKKDSAEFFPLEDFRGTRLAMGGPRSLQRAARNGGKVLPGVPAGYLYYSVSPSGALSRHLGHHPPPTTWSLEEEAISWSSGGDSSWERVMDLAVRLQATYGPHARPPRTVSSAGPQQHPDPARSQRTTSSAGPQQIPVPASRPKPMTPEPTLRSRSTTPEPTLRSRSTTPEPEPRSMPPTPEPAPRSMPPTPEPAPRSIPPTPEPAPRSIPPTPEPAPRSMPPTRPVPAPRSMPPTRPVPAPRSMALTRPVPAPRSMALTRPVPAPRSMPPTGTGPTIHAAKLRPILPGRLL, from the coding sequence atgacgcgaccaaagaaggactcagcagagttttttcccctggaagacttcaggggaacccgtctggcaatgggcggtccacggagtctccagcgggctgctcgtaatgggggaaaggtcctcccgggggttccagctgggtacctgtactactccgtctccccatctggagccctcagtaggcatctgggtcaccatccgccgcccaccacatggtccctagaggaggaggccatttcgtggtcgtccggcggcgattcttcctgggagcgggtgatggaccttgcggtccggctccaggctacctacggtccccacgctcggccgccgcgcacagtgtccagcgcggggccgcagcaacatcccgaccctgctcggtcgcagcgcacaacgtccagcgctgggccgcagcagatccccgtcccggcctcccgacccaagcccatgacccccgagccgacgctccgatccaggtccacgacccccgagccgacgctccgatccaggtccacgacccccgagccagagccacgatccatgcccccgacccccgagccagcgccacgatccatgcccccgacccccgagccagcgccacgatccattcccccgacccccgagccagcgccacgatccattcccccgacccccgagccagcgccacgatccatgcccccgacccgaccggtaccggccccacgatccatgcccccgacccgaccggtaccggccccacgatccatggccctgacccgaccggtaccggccccacgatccatggccctgacccgaccggtaccggccccacgatccatgcccccgaccggtaccggccccacgatccatgccgcCAAGCTACGGCCCATTTTACCTGGTCGTCTTTTATAA